CTCCGTGTTGTACCAGAGGTTCTGGACGATCGAGGGCCACGTCAGCTCCGGGATCGAGAGGACGCCGACGTAGGCCGCGTCCTGTGGGATCAACACGCCGAAACGGGCGTAGACGATGAACGCACCCACGATGACGACGAGATAGAGGCTGATCGCTCGCCGGGTCGCCTCCAGGACGAGCACCACGCCGACGACCCCCAGGACGAACGCGTAGGACACGTCCGTCAGCGGGCCGAGCAGGCCGGCAACCGGGTCGAGGAACGTGAACACCTCCTGGATCGGCCGGCCGGCAGGCACTCCCAGCGCGCGCATGCGCTGGATCTCCTGGAAGTCGGTGACGAAGTACGCACTCGACAGCACCGTGACGGCGATCAGGAGGAGGTCCGACGGCGTCACGCGGTCGAGGTCGGGATCGACGAACAGCCAGGCCAGTCCGTCGCCGACGGCCTCGATCGCCGAGACCAGCGGGCTGTCGGGACCGAACTGTGAGGCCGTCCGCGCTCGGAGCTGGCGACAGGCCCGCGAAACTCGCCCGTCGCCCGTGGTGCCGGGGTACAGCAGGAACGTCAGGACGAGCGCGAAACCGACGTGGACGGCGTTGATCTGCAACAGCTGGAGGGAGGCGAGTTCGACCTCGCCGAGGACGGGCAACTCGACGGCGAAGACGAACCCGCGGGCGGCGAACCACATCTGGTAGGCCGAAAAGAGGACGCCGACGAGCGAGACGACGACGCTGGCCACCCGCCGCAGCGAGCGTTTGCGTTCGATCTCCTGGAGCAATTCGTCGGCCGCGACGTCGGTATCGGTGATGCGAGGAGTCATGCTGTGACGTGCTCGACTGCCGCCGAAACCACCGACCGGCGCTCGACGGTGATGCGGACGGCGCGTGCGTTCGAACGGTTCACCAGGTCGTAGCGCCGGTCGCCGACGTGGAGGCGGTGGCCGGCGATGCGCCCCGGCTTGACCGTGATCGTCTCGAACGTCCCCGGCGGGTCGTAGACGAACGAGCCGTTCACCCGCGTGACGTTGGCGTCGGCCGGCAGCCCCCAGCCGTACGATTCGAAGGCCATCCGGGTCATTTCTAAGTGGCCGTCGCGGACCCGGTACGTGTCGACGACGCGCGTGCGCTCGACGCTGTGGGTGTACGCCAGCGAGACGCGCGTGTCCTCCTCGACCGGCGTCTGGAGGAGTACGTCACCGGAGTCGACCGACGAGACGACCAGCATCTGCTGGGCCGGCAGCGAGACGCCGACGGCCGCCGTCACGAGGACCGCAGCGACCAGTCCGGGACGGAGCCACCCCATCGGATCAGGCGTCGAAGTAGGCCGCCGCGCCGGGGTGGAGCTCGATCGACATCCCGTCCTGTGCCGAGTCGACGCCGATGAACTCCGGCTTGATCGTCAGCGCGTCGACGTTGTCGAAGATCGTCGCGGTCACCGTCTCGACCGTCGCTTCGGGCACGTCGGCGTTGGTCGCGATCATCGCCTGGACGGCCACCGTCGCCACGTCTTCGGAGACGCCCGAGTACGTCCCGCCCGGGATGGTATCGTCGGCGAACCACGACGCAGCGTCCTTGACCGCCGTGCGGTTGTCGCCGTCGATGGGGACGATCGCGATGTCGTTGGTCGTCGCCAGATCCTCGATCGCGCCGACGGGCCAGCCCCCGACGACGAAGGCGGCGTCGATGTCGCCGTTCCGGAGCTGGTCGGCCGCCTGCGAGAACGAGGCGTTTTGCTCCTCGAATTCGGTGATGCCGACGGCTTCGAGGATCTGGTTGGCGTTGACCTGCGTGCCGCTGCCCAGATCGCCCGTGTTGATCGTCGCCCCCGAGAGATCAGACAGCTGCGAGATGCCTGTGTCAGCGAGGGTCACGATAGTGATCGTCTCCGGATACAGCGTCGCGACGCCGCGCAGATTCTCGATGGCGTTGTCCTGGAACGCGTCGATACCGGTGCCGTTCTTCGCGAAGTACGCGATGTCGTTCTGGATCAGCGCGAAGTCGGCGTTCCCGTTGGCGAGGCTGCCGACGTTCTCGACGCTGGCCCCCGTCGACTGGACGTTCAGCGTGAAGTCGGTGTTGTCCTCGACGACGGTCTTGAACTCGTTCGAGAGCGGGAAGTAGGTGCCGCCGGTCCCACCGGCGTGCCACGAGAGGCGGGTGTCGACCTGGCCGTCGCCGCCGTCAGACGATTCGGTGTCGGTGGCCGTCCCCTCCATGTCTCCCTCCGTCTCGTCGCCACCCTCGTCCATCCCCGTCTCGGTCGGCGAGTCTTCCGCACCGCCGCCGCCGTCGTCCCCGGCACAGCCGGCGAGTGCGGTGACGCCCACGAGTCCGGTCGCGCGAATGAACCGTCGTCTGGTGTGATCGCCCATAGACCAGTCGTACCGCCGACGACATTTCGTTATGAGATCCGAAACAGCCGGTAGGCGCGTCCTAGACTGGAGTGAGCAGTCGCTGCGATCGTCGGGAGCGGGGCCGTCCGTGCCGGTCGGTACCACGTGTCCGACGAAAGCTTATGGTGGTGTAGCGACAAAACTCGCCAGCACCAACGGATGGGCACCACGTCCACCAGCTGTTCTAACCGACCATGGAAAACATAGAAGAGAGCGTCTCAGGCTTCAAGCGCCGCGGTGGCTGGGTCGACGTCGTCGAACACGGCGAGCGGATCGTCCAGGCGCTGCGAGAGCTGGCGACCGACGAGCGCGTCGACCGGCCAGTCGACGGCGACGCCCTCGAAGAGTTCGACGAGTGGCGACCGAAGAGCCACGAGCGACTGGACGAGGACGTCAACGAGAAGACCGCCGAACAGGCCCGCGTCGACGAGGGCAAGGGCGAACAGGCCGGGAAAGACCCGGACGACGACCTCCGGACGGCCGGCGAGAAGCTCGCGGACTCCTACGAGAACCTCGACGAGCCCGACGAGGCCGTCGAGTCGTGGGGCGAGAGCTTGGACTACGTCGCCCGCGCCGCCGACTCGGCCAGCCGCAAGGCCCTGCGGACGGTCGAAGACACCGTCTACAAGAACGTGATGACCCAGATCGCACCGTACTACTTCGACAACGCGCTCGTGAGCGCGAACCTCCAGCGGGTCAACGGCGACGACCGCCCCGAGTACATCTTCGAGATCAACGTCAACGACGACGACCTCAAGGAACGGGTCTCGAACCGCCTGGCGGACTTCGACAGCGACGTCGACCGGTGGCACGTCAACACCGAGAAAGAAATCGAGGCCGCCGCCACGGCGGAGGGCGTAGAGGTGAGCGAGGAAGAGACGGGCGACGAGGAGACGGATGCGAAGACGAACTAAACGCTGCTCTGTCAGCGTTTAATTTCGGTTTGGCGTCGGGAAGACAGACGGACGGACTGACGCCGCGAGAAACGAGAGCGAGCGGCTGCAAATTTTTCGACAGAGAGCGACTGCGGACCCAGATTACGACGAATATCACTGAAAGAATTGTGGTACTCGGTAGCACACGCCAGAATTGGTCACAGATCGGTTTCACTATAATGAAAATACGAGTGTACAGAGTATGTTTTGTAAATTGTTTTGTACCAGTAGATGAAGTTCGTTAATTCGACAGTGGGCTACCCAGTAACAGTTCCGTACTTCCCGAACGACTGTGTAAAATTATGAAGGACTTATGTGGGATTCTCGCAACGTCTTCGACGGAGGTTCGGCCCTTCCCGGTTCGCGGCGGCGACCGTCGGGCTGTCGAGCGCCCGGGGTCGTCCGACACACCACTGGCATGGGACGCGTGGGGTTGGGGCCAACGACTGCCTCCGAGAGTGACAACCATGGACAATTCACGCAGAGAGTTCATTCGTGCGGTATCGAGTACGTTCGTCCTCGCGGCTGGCGCTGGCACAACCGTGGCCGCGACGGACTGTCGCAACGTCGCCGAGTGGGACCCAGACGCGACCTACAACGGCGGCGATCAGGTGACCTACGAGGGGTCCCTCTGGACCGCCGAGTGGTGGACGCGGGGCACCGCCCCGGCCGAAAGCGAGGCCGTCTGGACGCTCGAAGGGTCCTGTGACGGCGACGGGGGAACGGGCAACGAGGGGCCGACGGCGTCGGTCAGCGCGTCCTCGACGACCGTCGAACCCGGCACGACCGTCGACCTCGACGGGTCGGGATCGTCCGACGCCGACGGGTCGATCGCCAGCTACGAGTGGGAGCTGGGCGACGGGACGACGGCGACCGGAGCGACGACGAGTCACAGCTACGACGCGACCGGAGACTACACCGTCACGCTCACCGTCACCGACGACGACGGGGCCACCGACAGTGCGACGACGGGGATCTCTGTCAGCTCCTCGTCGGGCGGCAACGACGCGATCTTCGCCCCGTACCTGGGAACGTGGGGCGACATTCTCGGAGACACGCAGAACGCGAGCACCGACCGCGTCGTCCTCTCGTTCGTCGGCGACGGCACCGACGACGGGACGGTCACCCCCGCGTGGCTCACCGCGGACGGTGACCGGCCGCTCTCGGACCACGCCGACAAGATCAGCACGCTCCAGGACGAGGGCTACGACGTGTGGGTCGCGATGGGGGGCTGGGACGGCCGGATCGTCGCCCGCGACGCGAGCAGCGTCTCGGAGGTCAAAAGCGCCTACGAGACCGTCCTCGACACGCTCGGCGTGACGCACATCGATATCGACGACGAGAACTACAACGAGCCGGGTCGTGACGGCACCTACTACGAGATGCGCAACGAGGCACTCGCACAGATCCAGTCCGAGCGGCCGGACGTGAAAGTCACGTACACGGTCGCCGCCAGACCGTCCGGGATCGTCAACGCCGACCACTGTCCCGGGAAAGACATGATCACCGACGCGCTGGACAAGGGCGTCGAACTGGAGTACATCAACATCATGACGATGGACTGGACCGACGTGGACACGACCCCCGAACGGGTCAAATCGGCCGTCGAGGGCACCGTCGACTGGATGAGCAACGTCTATCCAGACAAGAGCGAGGCACAGCGGCGCGCGAAGCTCGGGTTCCTCCCCAACGTGAACGAGTCCGAGTGGTCGGTCAGCGACTCCCAGAACGTCGCCGACTTCGCGAAACAGCAGGGGATCGGGAACGTCAGCATGTGGGCACTGCACCGAGACACCAGCGACTACGGCCACTCCGACGCCTTCTACCCAGTCGAGAGCGGGAGCAAGTGATACTGCCGGCTGTACATCTGTGACCGATTTCGCCACCCCGGGGTGGCGAAGATTTTCACGAAGTTACAGCCGGTAGTATGAGGCTGTCTCCCACCAGCCGACAGCCTAATACGCTGGCCGGCGAAAACCGGTGACAGATGGTCGCTGGGAGCACGCTCGGAACGCTCGTGATCGCCGCCGCAGCGAGTCTGTTCATGGCCTGGGCGATCGGTGCGGGATCGTCCGGTTCGACGCCGTTCGCACCGGCGGTCGGAGCCAACGCTATCTCGGTGATGCGCGCGGGCTTTTTCGTCGGGATTCTGGGTCTGCTCGGAGCGGTGTTACAGGGGGCCAACGTCACAGAGACGGTCGGGAGCGGGCTCGTCCTCTTTCCCGACGGCGGCGGCCTCTCGGCGATCGCGGCGACGATCGCGCTGCTGACTGCGGCGGTGCTGGTCGCCATCGGCGTCTTCGCCGGCTACCCGATCGCGACGGCCTTTACCGTCACCGGCGCGGTCGTCGGCGTCGGGCTGGCGATGGGCGGCCAGCCAGCCTGGCCCAAGTACCAGCAGATCGTCGCCCTCTGGATCGGGACGCCCTTCGTCGGCGCGGGGATCGCCTACGCGACCGCCCGACTGCTCCGCGCAGAGAACGTCCGCGAACGCCTCTCGGTCGGTGGGCTGGCTGGACTGGTCGGCGTGTTACTGGCCAACGTCGAGTTCACGGGCCTCGGACCCGACGGCGGCCCGGGTGCCCTCTCGGTCGCCCTCGCGCGCACGTTCGAGGGCGGCACCGGCGGCCGGGCGCTGGTCTCGCTCGTGCTCGGACTCTTGGTCGCGGTAGCGGTATGGTACGACATCCGCGAACACGGCGAGCGAGCACAGCGGCGGTTCCTGCTGGTGATGGGCGGCCTCGTCGCCTTCTCGGCCGGCGGCAGCCAGGTCGGGCTGGCGATCGGACCGCTGTTGCCGCTGCTCGATACGTTCACGGTGCCGATCACGGCCGTGTTGCTCGGCGGCGGGATCGGCCTGCTCGCTGGCTCCTGGACCGGCGCACCCCGGATGATCAAGGCGCTCTCGCAGGACTACTCGTCGCTGGGGCCACGCCGCTCGATCGCGGCGCTGATCCCCTCCTTTATGATCGCCCAGACGGCCGTCTTCTTCGGGCTCCCGGTGTCGTTCAACGAGATCATCGTCTTCTCGATAATCGGGAGCGGCGCAGCCGCTGGCGGCGGGTCGGTCAGCGGCGAGAAGATGGGCAAGACGGTGCTGGCGTGGGTCGCCTCACTGGCGCTGGCGCTCGGGCTCGGCTACGGCGTCTTCACGGCCGTGTCCATCCTGTAGTCGACGACGAAACGGCAGACTCGGCGCTGATCCGCCGACTATCTTGGCACCCGGGTGTGGGGAACGATCGGCGTCGCATCGCGCTCCGTCGCGCCAGCCGAGCCGTCCGAAGCACGGTCAGTGTCGCTCACACCGTCGTCTACCGCTCGCGTTCGCGTGGCGATCGGGACGCTATCGTCGTACCGGTCTGGGGAGTGAACCACCATCGTAATCGAACGTTCGTGAATCCGATATATGATTCTTCGGCCATACAGCAACATATCCCTTATTTCTGCTAGAACAGGCCCAAACACGAGCCACAGGACCGAAGACATGGAAACTTTTCTGTCGACAGAGTGTGTCGGTGTCGTGTGACCGATCTGGTGCATGTCGACACCGTCGCGTATCACTCGGTCGCCGTTTGTGTGGACGTGTCGTCGTCACTCTCGGCCTCGCCGTCCTCGCCGTCCTCGGGGTCGATCCGTAACAGCCGCGCCTTCATGATGCGGGTGTTCTCGACCCGCTCGACGACGATCGCGACGCTGTCGAACTCGATGCGTTCGCCCTCTTCGACGAGGCGGCCCGCGCGGTTGAAGATGAAGCCGGCGATGGTCTCGAACTCTTCGCCCTCGGGCAGTTCGAGGTCCATCGCCTCGTTGACCTCCTCGATGTTGACCTCGCCTTTGACGACGAGTTCGCCGTCGCCGACGAACTCGATGGGCTCCTCCTCCTCGCCTTCGAGGATCTCGCCGACGATCTCCTCGGTGAGATCTTCCATCGTCACCAGTCCCTCGGTGGTCCCGAACTCGTCGATGACGATGACCATGTGGAGGCGTTCGCGACGCATCTCCGTCAGGAGGTCGTCGACGTTCTTGGACTCGGGGACGTGCAGCGTCGGTTCGATGAGATCCGCGAGCTCGGTCTCGGCGTCGCTGTAGTCGCGGTCCCGAACCAGATCCCGCAGGTGTGCGATGCCGATGACGTTGTCGAGACTTCCTTCGTACACCGGCACGCGGGCGTGGCCGCTCTGGATACACTGCTGGATCGCCTCCTCGACGGAGGCATCCTTCGAGATGGCTTCCATGTCCAGTCGCGGCGTCATCACTTCCTTGGCGATCGTGTTGTTGAACCGCAGCGTCCGCTGGAGCATCTCGCGTTCCTCCTCGTCGAGGACACCCTCGCGCTCGCCGGTCTCGATGATGTCCTGGATCTCCTCGCGGGTGACGTAGGACGTCTCGATGGCCGAGCGGCCGCCGGTGACCTTGTTGACGATCCGGGTGAGGTAGTCGAACAGGACGATCAGGGGCAACAGGACGCGCTCGGAGAGCTTCAGCGGCTTGGCGATCCGCAGCGCCCACGACTCCGTGTTCTCGACGGCGTAACTCTTGGGCGCGCTCTCGCCGAACAGCAGGACGATCGCGGTGATCCCGAACGTCGAGAGCGCGACCGCGAGGCCCTGCTGGCCGCTCCCGAGGACGTAGGTCAACAGCCCCGTCGCGATCGAGGACATCGCGATGTTGACGAGGTTGTTGCCTACCAGAATCGTCACCAGCAGCCGGTGTGGGTCCTCTTTGAGCCCTTTGAGGGTCTCCGATCCGGGGACGGCGTCCTCGACGAGAGCCTCGACGCGGTGGCTCGGCAACGAGAACATGGCGATCTCCGACGAGGAGAAAAACGCCGAGAGCCCGATCAAGAGGAGAATGATCCCCGCACCGATCCCGAGAAACACGTTCTCGGGGAGCTGGACGGGACCGTAGATGTCGACCTGTAGTGGCAAGGCTACCAGTGAATCGACTCCGACAGGGGGGTCAAGAGCCATCAACGTCTGAGTTTGCAGAGGGTGTGAATTAAACGTTGCCATGGGGCACCCGTCCGACGTGACACGGAACGGACACACCCGACAGAATTACCGGTCGCTCGCTCCTACGGGGAGGTGTATGAGCGACACCGCCATCACACTCTACCGGCTCCAGGCCTGCCCGTTCTGTGAGCGGGTCGTCCGTCGGCTCCAGGAGTACGGCCTCGACTACGAATCCCGGTTCGTCGAACCGCTCCACTCGGAGCGCGACGCCGTCAAGCGCCTGTGTGGGAAGCGCACCGTTCCGGCGATCGTCGACGAGCAGACGGGCGTGACGATGGCAGAGAGTGCGAACATCGTCGACTACCTCGATCGAACCTACGGCGAGGGAGGTGACGACTGATGGAGCTCGATTTCGACGTGGTCGATCTCGGTCCCGCAGACCACCCCGAGGTCGGCGAGCGAGCGCCGGATTTCACCCGCCCGCTGGTCACCGACGAGTACTGGTCGGACGTGGCCCTCTCGGAGCTGGTCGGTCGCGACGACGACCCCACCGTCCTCGTCTTCCACCCGATGGACGGGGCCTTCCCCGCGACCTACGTCTGGAAGGAGGTGCGAAAGCGCGAGTGGCACACCGACGCCACGGTCGTCGGGCTGTCGATCTCGACGCCCTACGCCCACAAGCGCCTGCTCGACGAGCGGGATCTGGGCGAGGCGTATCGTCTCTACTCCGACCCCGCCAACGGCGTCGCCGAATCGTACGGCATCGCCCACGAACTCGACGGGATGGCCGGCGTTTCCGAGCCCCGACCCGCCGTCTTCGTCCTCGATAGCGACCGGACGATCGAGTACGCCTGGGTCGCCACGGAGTGGCCCGACTTCCCCGACTACGACGCCGTCGAGGCGGTCATCCGATAGCGGTTCCAGCACGTTTTTTCTCGGCCCGGCCCACGCCCGGGTAATGAGTGATCTCGACCGCGCGGCCGACGCGATCGACGACGGTGAGCTGGTGATCTACCCCACCGAGACAGTGTACGGACTGGCCGGCGACGCGCTCGACCCCGACGCCGTCCAGCGCGTGTTCGACGTGAAGGGGCGAGACCGTTCGAAACCCGTCTCGCTCGCGGTGCCAAGCGTCGACGCGGCGACCGACTACACCGAACCCAGCGAGCGCGAGCTGGCGTTCATGCGGGCCTTCCTCCCCGGCCCGGTGACGGTACTGGCCCAGCGACGGTCGTCGGTGCCCGACGTGCTGACCGCCGGGCGTGACCGCGTGGGCATTCGCGTGCCCGACCACGAGCTGGCGCTGGCGCTGCTGGAGCGAGTCGCGCCGATCACGTCGACCAGCGCCAACGTCAGCGGGGAGCCGAGCGCCCGGACCGTCGAGGAGATCGGGGAGTCCGTCAGGGCGGACGCGGCAGTGGTCCTCGACGGCGGTCGGACGCCCGGCACGGAGTCGACAGTGGTCGACGTGGCCGCCGACGAGATCGTCCGGGAGGGGGCAGACTGCGAGGCGATCCGGGCGTGGCTGGCCGATCATTAAGTGCCACGCCGCCGTCGCTTTCCGCTCGACCGTCGTCGCGTCTGCCGACGCCAGGCCCCTACGAGAGCATGCTCGCGAGCGAGCGGGTCGTCGTGCCACACGTCTCGCGGTACTCGCAGGGGGCACACTTCGCGTCGCTGTCGACACGCGAGGGCGGGCCGTCGATCGTCTCCGCCGTCCGGACGGCCTTCCGGTAGGCCGCTTTCCGCCTGACCGTCAGGTCGATCTCGCGGACGACGCCGTAGGCCGGATACTCGGCGACGGCCCGCTCGACCGTCGTCTCGTGCTCCCAGGCGAGGGCCTTGGCCGCGGCCACGAGCCGGACGGTCTGGGGCTCCCAGACCCCCTCGTCGGGCGGCTCACCGGCGAAGACCAGCGACGGGACGAGCGGCGCTTCGAGCACCTTGTGGGCGATCCCACGACACTCTCGGCCGGTCAGGAGAACGTCCCGTCGCGGCGGATCGACGAGTCCGTCCCAGTAGTCGAGCCGCCGCGCGAGCCGCCCGAGCCGCTCGCGGTAGGTGCCGGGCGAGACCTCGATGGGGGCGGCGAGCAGCGCCGCGTCGACCGACTGGAGTGTGTCGTAGTCGAAGGCCAGCTGTCGCACGTCCTCGACGCCGTCGGGGATCGTCGGCTCGCCGTCGCGCCGTCGGTAGTAGAGCTTTCGCGGACAGTACGCCGCCGTCGCCAGGTCACGGAAGGTGTGCACGGACGCCCCTGGCCCCGTCACGGGTCATAAACGTGTGGCGCTCTCGCTCGGTGATGTTCAGATGAGAGATTTTGGGTAGCAGTGCACCGAAAGCCCTCGCCACGCTAGACGGATCTGTACCGGATATTCTCCCGTCGGTCGAATAGTGCCGGCGCAGATCCGTCGACCGCACCTCGCCCTTTCATCCACCAGGCACGTAGACGGCCCAAGTGGCCGACTTCTGGCGGATGAAAGAGCGAGTGCAGCGTGGCGGCGTCGCCGCCACGTGATAGCCGGCCAGAGGGCTTTCGGCGTCTGCAACCCGAAAGTGATCCCGCTTATCTGATACTGCCGGCTGTCACTTCGTGAAGATCTTCGCCACCCCGGGGTGGCGAAATCGTTC
Above is a genomic segment from Halomicrobium sp. LC1Hm containing:
- a CDS encoding DUF1850 domain-containing protein; translation: MGWLRPGLVAAVLVTAAVGVSLPAQQMLVVSSVDSGDVLLQTPVEEDTRVSLAYTHSVERTRVVDTYRVRDGHLEMTRMAFESYGWGLPADANVTRVNGSFVYDPPGTFETITVKPGRIAGHRLHVGDRRYDLVNRSNARAVRITVERRSVVSAAVEHVTA
- a CDS encoding TAXI family TRAP transporter solute-binding subunit, whose protein sequence is MGDHTRRRFIRATGLVGVTALAGCAGDDGGGGAEDSPTETGMDEGGDETEGDMEGTATDTESSDGGDGQVDTRLSWHAGGTGGTYFPLSNEFKTVVEDNTDFTLNVQSTGASVENVGSLANGNADFALIQNDIAYFAKNGTGIDAFQDNAIENLRGVATLYPETITIVTLADTGISQLSDLSGATINTGDLGSGTQVNANQILEAVGITEFEEQNASFSQAADQLRNGDIDAAFVVGGWPVGAIEDLATTNDIAIVPIDGDNRTAVKDAASWFADDTIPGGTYSGVSEDVATVAVQAMIATNADVPEATVETVTATIFDNVDALTIKPEFIGVDSAQDGMSIELHPGAAAYFDA
- a CDS encoding DUF5828 family protein, translated to MENIEESVSGFKRRGGWVDVVEHGERIVQALRELATDERVDRPVDGDALEEFDEWRPKSHERLDEDVNEKTAEQARVDEGKGEQAGKDPDDDLRTAGEKLADSYENLDEPDEAVESWGESLDYVARAADSASRKALRTVEDTVYKNVMTQIAPYYFDNALVSANLQRVNGDDRPEYIFEINVNDDDLKERVSNRLADFDSDVDRWHVNTEKEIEAAATAEGVEVSEEETGDEETDAKTN
- a CDS encoding PKD domain-containing protein — encoded protein: MDNSRREFIRAVSSTFVLAAGAGTTVAATDCRNVAEWDPDATYNGGDQVTYEGSLWTAEWWTRGTAPAESEAVWTLEGSCDGDGGTGNEGPTASVSASSTTVEPGTTVDLDGSGSSDADGSIASYEWELGDGTTATGATTSHSYDATGDYTVTLTVTDDDGATDSATTGISVSSSSGGNDAIFAPYLGTWGDILGDTQNASTDRVVLSFVGDGTDDGTVTPAWLTADGDRPLSDHADKISTLQDEGYDVWVAMGGWDGRIVARDASSVSEVKSAYETVLDTLGVTHIDIDDENYNEPGRDGTYYEMRNEALAQIQSERPDVKVTYTVAARPSGIVNADHCPGKDMITDALDKGVELEYINIMTMDWTDVDTTPERVKSAVEGTVDWMSNVYPDKSEAQRRAKLGFLPNVNESEWSVSDSQNVADFAKQQGIGNVSMWALHRDTSDYGHSDAFYPVESGSK
- a CDS encoding inorganic phosphate transporter, whose amino-acid sequence is MVAGSTLGTLVIAAAASLFMAWAIGAGSSGSTPFAPAVGANAISVMRAGFFVGILGLLGAVLQGANVTETVGSGLVLFPDGGGLSAIAATIALLTAAVLVAIGVFAGYPIATAFTVTGAVVGVGLAMGGQPAWPKYQQIVALWIGTPFVGAGIAYATARLLRAENVRERLSVGGLAGLVGVLLANVEFTGLGPDGGPGALSVALARTFEGGTGGRALVSLVLGLLVAVAVWYDIREHGERAQRRFLLVMGGLVAFSAGGSQVGLAIGPLLPLLDTFTVPITAVLLGGGIGLLAGSWTGAPRMIKALSQDYSSLGPRRSIAALIPSFMIAQTAVFFGLPVSFNEIIVFSIIGSGAAAGGGSVSGEKMGKTVLAWVASLALALGLGYGVFTAVSIL
- a CDS encoding hemolysin family protein; this translates as MALDPPVGVDSLVALPLQVDIYGPVQLPENVFLGIGAGIILLLIGLSAFFSSSEIAMFSLPSHRVEALVEDAVPGSETLKGLKEDPHRLLVTILVGNNLVNIAMSSIATGLLTYVLGSGQQGLAVALSTFGITAIVLLFGESAPKSYAVENTESWALRIAKPLKLSERVLLPLIVLFDYLTRIVNKVTGGRSAIETSYVTREEIQDIIETGEREGVLDEEEREMLQRTLRFNNTIAKEVMTPRLDMEAISKDASVEEAIQQCIQSGHARVPVYEGSLDNVIGIAHLRDLVRDRDYSDAETELADLIEPTLHVPESKNVDDLLTEMRRERLHMVIVIDEFGTTEGLVTMEDLTEEIVGEILEGEEEEPIEFVGDGELVVKGEVNIEEVNEAMDLELPEGEEFETIAGFIFNRAGRLVEEGERIEFDSVAIVVERVENTRIMKARLLRIDPEDGEDGEAESDDDTSTQTATE
- a CDS encoding glutathione S-transferase N-terminal domain-containing protein, translated to MSDTAITLYRLQACPFCERVVRRLQEYGLDYESRFVEPLHSERDAVKRLCGKRTVPAIVDEQTGVTMAESANIVDYLDRTYGEGGDD
- a CDS encoding redoxin domain-containing protein, which codes for MELDFDVVDLGPADHPEVGERAPDFTRPLVTDEYWSDVALSELVGRDDDPTVLVFHPMDGAFPATYVWKEVRKREWHTDATVVGLSISTPYAHKRLLDERDLGEAYRLYSDPANGVAESYGIAHELDGMAGVSEPRPAVFVLDSDRTIEYAWVATEWPDFPDYDAVEAVIR
- a CDS encoding L-threonylcarbamoyladenylate synthase; protein product: MSDLDRAADAIDDGELVIYPTETVYGLAGDALDPDAVQRVFDVKGRDRSKPVSLAVPSVDAATDYTEPSERELAFMRAFLPGPVTVLAQRRSSVPDVLTAGRDRVGIRVPDHELALALLERVAPITSTSANVSGEPSARTVEEIGESVRADAAVVLDGGRTPGTESTVVDVAADEIVREGADCEAIRAWLADH